Proteins found in one Zea mays cultivar B73 chromosome 1, Zm-B73-REFERENCE-NAM-5.0, whole genome shotgun sequence genomic segment:
- the LOC103640562 gene encoding probable LRR receptor-like serine/threonine-protein kinase At3g47570 gives MCPCRTCLALCLCMATILLLGPCQWVGTAAATTTASQAVTVTDTASSSDREALLCIKSYLSHRNGSGGALATWGSNNGSLDVCRWQGVRCKRRQDSGGGGGALRVVTGLSLEGEGVAGQIPPCISNLTYLTRIHLPFNSLGGALPPEIGRLRRLRYVNLSSNALTGAIPTELASCSALRVVSLKKNNLSGGIPAALFKNCYSIQKVDLRMNNLDGPIPDLLPYHSSTDTSSSLQLLGLTQNNLSGEIPSSVGNLSSLVYFLAAQNLLTGSIPGSLASLASIQVIDLTYNNLSGTVPSSIFNLSSLIYLGLGDNGFVGELPATMGNRLPNIQGLILSANNFYGEIPKSIANATNLVDIYMQENSLGGVIPSLGTLRSLQTLFLYNNKKLEAGDDWAFLSSLANCPQLGFLVLDRNRLQGPLPSSVANLSQNLKEFVLGSNLITGAIPSGIGDLANLSVLYLDNNMLSGHIPASIGKLRSMFALNLSKNRLSGEIPASIGDNWAQLTELYLQENSLSGAIPAGLAGCRNLLALNLSSNAFSGPIPEGLFGRLDQLNWYLDLSKNQLAGSIPDEFSNMINLESLNISSNSISGKIPSTLGSCVLLQALRLEANSLDGQIPSSLATLKGIKELDFSRNNLSGKIPEFLEQFDSLQYLNLSFNNLDGPIPTQGVVFGNATSRLFLQGNPKLCAETIAVLGLPLCRAQNPSARNRFLVRFLAVLLPCVVVVSLLSVLFLKRWSRKPRPFHESSEESFKMVTYSDLSMATNGFSPGSLIGSGQSSSVYRGSLPSKTDDVHTMIAVKVFKLGQSSSSKSFLAECRALRNTRHRNLVKVITACSTCDPFGNEFKALVLEYVPNGTLADHLHAKYPGYGDGARLSLGDRIGIAADVASVLEYLHVWSAPPMAHCDIKPSNILLDDDNVAHVGDFGLARFLQHASSACAGGHRNATSSVGAAGSVGYIPPEYGMGSRISTEGDVYSYGIVLLEMLTGKSPTDESFHDGFTLHKYVEEALPRIGEVLDADLSEEVADLTSRTRSSQERRASNTEVHKCIFQLLNLGLLCSQEAPKDRPSIQYVYAEIVQVKEHFGSCSVKET, from the exons ATGTGTCCATGCCGTACTTGCCTAGCGTTGTGCTTGTGCATGGCCACGATCCTCCTCTTAGGGCCATGCCAATGGGTAGGCACCGCCGCCGCAACGACAACAGCCAGCCAGGCGGTGACTGTGACAGATACTGCCAGCAGTAGTGACCGAGAGGCGCTGCTGTGCATCAAGTCCTACCTGTCGCATCGCAACGGCAGCGGCGGCGCCCTGGCTACATGGGGCAGCAACAACGGCTCGCTGGACGTCTGCCGGTGGCAGGGCGTGCGGTGCAAGCGGCGGCAagacagcggcggcggcggcggcgctctccGAGTCGTCACAGGCCTATCCCTCGAAGGAGAAGGCGTGGCCGGCCAGATCCCGCCGTGTATCTCCAACCTCACCTACCTCACTCGGATCCACCTGCCATTCAACTCGCTCGGCGGCGCGCTACCTCCGGAGATAGGCCGGCTCCGGAGGCTCCGGTACGTCAACCTCAGCTCCAACGCCCTCACCGGCGCGATCCCGACCGAGCTCGCCTCGTGCTCGGCCCTCCGCGTCGTGTCTCTCAAGAAAAACAACCTCAGCGGAGGCATCCCTGCTGCTCTCTTCAAAAACTGCTATTCGATCCAGAAGGTCGATCTCCGCATGAACAACCTCGACGGCCCGATCCCTGATCTGCTGCCGTACCATAGCTCTACTGATACTAGTAGTAGTCTGCAACTACTTGGCCTCACCCAGAACAACCTCTCCGGCGAGATACCGTCTTCCGTTGGCAACCTCTCCTCGCTTGTTTACTTCCTGGCTGCTCAGAACCTTCTGACCGGCAGCATCCCAGGTAGCCTGGCATCGTTAGCGAGCATCCAAGTCATTGATCTCACCTACAACAATCTGTCAGGCACCGTGCCCAGCTCCATCTTCAACCTCTCCTCGCTTATATACCTGGGCTTGGGAGACAACGGTTTTGTAGGGGAGCTGCCGGCGACGATGGGCAACCGTCTCCCAAACATCCAGGGTCTTATACTGTCGGCGAATAATTTCTACGGAGAGATCCCCAAATCGATAGCAAATGCCACCAACCTTGTGGACATATACATGCAGGAGAACTCGCTCGGCGGAGTCATCCCCTCCCTGGGAACCCTACGAAGCCTGCAGACCTTGTTCCTGTACAACAACAAGAAGCTGGAAGCCGGGGACGACTGGGCGTTCCTCTCCTCCCTAGCGAACTGCCCGCAGCTGGGTTTCTTGGTCTTGGACAGGAACAGGCTGCAGGGACCTCTTCCCAGCTCAGTGGCCAACCTGTCACAAAACCTGAAAGAGTTTGTCCTTGGCTCAAACCTCATCACAGGTGCCATCCCATCTGGGATCGGCGACCTGGCTAACCTTTCCGTCCTCTACCTAGACAACAACATGCTATCTGGGCACATACCTGCTTCCATTGGGAAGCTTCGCAGTATGTTTGCTCTCAACTTGTCCAAGAACCGgctgtccggagaaatcccagcaTCCATAGGCGACAACTGGGCTCAGTTGACCGAGCTTTACCTGCAAGAGAACAGCCTCAGTGGAGCCATACCAGCAGGGCTAGCTGGATGCAGAAACCTGCTGGCACTGAACCTCTCGTCCAACGCCTTTTCTGGACCTATACCGGAAGGCCTCTTCGGTAGACTGGACCAGCTGAACTGGTACCTTGACCTGTCCAAGAACCAGCTCGCAGGCTCCATCCCAGACGAATTCAGCAACATGATCAACCTCGAATCCCTCAACATCTCCAGCAACAGCATCTCTGGTAAAATCCCCTCCACTCTCGGCTCGTGCGTGCTCTTGCAGGCTCTTCGCCTGGAAGCCAACTCCCTGGACGGTCAAATCCCGTCGTCTCTTGCCACCTTGAAAGGAATCAAGGAGCTCGACTTCTCTCGCAACAACTTGTCTGGTAAAATTCCAGAGTTTCTGGAACAGTTCGATAGCTTGCAGTACCTGAATTTATCCTTCAACAATCTTGACGGCCCTATTCCTACGCAAGGCGTCGTCTTTGGCAATGCCACAAGCAGGCTTTTCCTCCAGGGGAACCCGAAACTGTGTGCAGAAACTATAGCAGTGCtaggcctcccactctgcagggctCAAAACCCGTCTGCAAGGAACCGATTCCTGGTTCGGTTCTTGGCTGTTCTGTTGCCTTGCGTAGTTGTGGTTTCCCTTCTGTCTGTCCTGTTCTTGAAGAGGTGGAGCAGAAAGCCGCGTCCCTTCCACGAATCCTCCGAAGAGTCATTCAAGATGGTAACCTACAGTGACCTAAGCATGGCAACCAACGGATTTTCACCTGGCAGCCTGATTGGTTCGGGGCAGTCTAGCTCAGTCTACAGAGGTTCGTTACCGTCGAAAACTGATGACGTCCATACGATGATTGCCGTCAAGGTATTCAAGCTCGGTCAGTCCAGTTCGTCGAAAAGCTTTCTAGCCGAGTGCAGAGCGCTAAGAAACACCCGCCACCGCAATCTAGTGAAGGTGATCACCGCGTGCTCGACGTGCGATCCTTTCGGTAACGAGTTCAAGGCTCTGGTTCTAGAATATGTGCCGAATGGCACCCTTGCTGACCACCTCCACGCCAAGTACCCCGGCTATGGTGATGGTGCTCGTCTAAGTTTAGGCGACAGGATTGGCATAGCGGCTGATGTCGCTTCTGTTCTAGAGTACCTTCATGTCTGGAGTGCGCCTCCCATGGCTCACTGCGACATCAAACCAAGCAATATTCTCTTGGATGATGACAACGTTGCCCATGTCGGAGACTTTGGGCTGGCGCGGTTCCTCCAACATGCTTCTTCTGCTTGTGCTGGGGGCCATCGCAACGCAACAAGCTCTGTTGGAGCAGCAGGATCCGTGGGCTACATACCTCCAG AGTATGGAATGGGAAGCAGAATATCAACTGAGGGGGACGTATACAGCTACGGCATTGTTCTCCTGGAAATGCTCACCGGCAAAAGCCCTACCGATGAATCGTTTCACGATGGCTTCACCCTACACAAATACGTCGAGGAAGCACTGCCACGGATCGGCGAGGTTCTGGACGCTGATCTCAGTGAAGAGGTCGCAGATCTTACCAGTCGTACTCGATCGTCGCAGGAACGACGAGCCAGCAACACTGAGGTGCACAAGTGCATTTTTCAGCTGCTAAACCTTGGATTA